From a single Gimesia fumaroli genomic region:
- the pilM gene encoding type IV pilus assembly protein PilM: MAENQAVWGIEIGQAGLKAIRLRYAEAADQVIAVAFDYIPHPKILSQPDAVPDELISQALDTFLSRNETKDDLIAISVPGQTSLARFIQLPPVQSSRVPEIVKYEAKQQIPFALEDVIWDYQPLGGGVEESGYMLDAEVGIFAMKRDQVLKTLQPFVDRKIEVELIQIAPLGLYNTLCYDSLGMRVGEEFEGNPEESAIVVDMGADSTTLMVTNGNKIWIRNVPIGGNHFTRALTKEMKLTFAKAEHLKCNATRSEDPRAVFQALRPVFNEYVSEIQRSIGYFSSVNRDAKISKVYGTGNGFKLAGLQKFLQQNLQYEVERLDDFQSLVGDAVLNEPLFQDNILTFTVPYGIALQALQRTSIRTTLLPPEIATARKIRRKKPWAVVTAAALLVGLCISTVGFSNVANSVSTDRFGSVESKVKNLTTQISGYQTSYSNAEGEFKGLLEKGDKLVWNLDTRDDWLEVYKAIDECLPRDVDDELDNEQIEKRNRIKLPGITVEHYSDLSQWFEKLTPQAKLLLPKIDQENPPEGEGFVFTLKGVHYHHDESQGNAHIGVLYVHETLMKNLQSWTVKNQDSAPVDVRKMGITHATVLTDSRDPFKFYPNGRPRGMQRGGEGRFAGPGGFGGLGAGPMPDVGFAEAAGGIPRRPRVGANRPEKEPKVMVIQRTTFELQFVWKPIPVLERQENPPESPTSEGEEATAEAG; encoded by the coding sequence ATGGCAGAAAATCAAGCTGTTTGGGGCATTGAAATTGGGCAGGCCGGCTTAAAGGCCATTCGACTTCGCTATGCAGAAGCCGCTGATCAGGTGATTGCTGTCGCGTTCGATTATATTCCCCATCCCAAAATTCTCAGCCAGCCCGATGCAGTCCCGGATGAATTAATCAGTCAGGCTCTCGATACCTTCCTGTCTCGTAATGAAACCAAAGACGATCTGATCGCCATCAGCGTTCCAGGACAGACCTCCCTGGCACGCTTTATTCAACTGCCCCCGGTTCAATCCAGCCGCGTTCCTGAAATCGTCAAGTACGAAGCCAAGCAGCAAATTCCGTTTGCGCTGGAAGACGTGATCTGGGACTACCAGCCTCTGGGTGGCGGCGTGGAGGAGAGCGGTTACATGCTGGATGCCGAAGTCGGTATCTTCGCCATGAAACGCGATCAGGTTTTGAAAACACTCCAACCTTTTGTCGACAGAAAAATTGAAGTGGAGTTGATTCAGATTGCTCCCTTAGGTCTATATAACACACTCTGCTACGATTCGCTCGGAATGCGTGTCGGCGAGGAATTCGAAGGAAACCCGGAAGAGTCTGCGATTGTGGTTGATATGGGTGCCGACAGCACCACATTGATGGTCACCAACGGCAATAAAATCTGGATTCGTAACGTTCCCATCGGCGGCAATCACTTTACCCGCGCGTTAACCAAAGAGATGAAGCTCACTTTTGCGAAAGCAGAGCACCTCAAATGCAATGCGACACGCTCAGAAGACCCCCGCGCCGTCTTCCAGGCCTTGCGACCTGTGTTCAATGAATATGTTTCTGAAATCCAACGCTCGATCGGCTACTTCTCCAGTGTGAATCGCGATGCGAAAATTTCAAAGGTCTATGGTACTGGTAACGGTTTCAAACTTGCCGGCCTGCAGAAATTCCTGCAACAAAACCTGCAGTATGAAGTCGAACGGCTTGATGACTTTCAGTCCTTAGTCGGCGATGCCGTTTTGAACGAACCTCTGTTCCAGGATAATATTCTCACATTCACGGTTCCCTACGGGATCGCACTGCAGGCCTTACAACGGACCTCCATCCGTACCACACTACTGCCGCCTGAAATTGCTACGGCTCGTAAAATCCGGCGTAAAAAACCCTGGGCCGTTGTTACTGCAGCAGCCTTACTGGTGGGGCTTTGCATTTCGACAGTCGGTTTTAGCAACGTGGCCAACTCGGTCAGCACTGATCGCTTCGGAAGTGTGGAAAGCAAAGTCAAAAATCTGACCACACAGATCTCCGGCTACCAGACCAGTTACTCCAATGCTGAAGGGGAGTTCAAAGGCCTGCTTGAAAAGGGAGACAAACTCGTCTGGAATCTCGATACACGAGATGACTGGCTTGAAGTTTATAAAGCCATCGATGAATGCCTGCCCCGCGACGTGGACGATGAACTCGACAACGAACAGATTGAAAAACGGAATCGAATCAAACTGCCTGGGATTACCGTAGAGCATTATTCCGATTTATCTCAATGGTTTGAAAAACTCACTCCTCAGGCCAAATTACTCCTCCCGAAAATCGATCAGGAGAATCCACCTGAAGGAGAAGGGTTTGTGTTTACCCTCAAAGGAGTGCACTACCATCACGATGAATCACAGGGAAACGCACATATCGGCGTCTTGTATGTCCACGAAACACTCATGAAGAATCTACAGTCCTGGACCGTCAAGAATCAGGATTCGGCTCCTGTCGATGTCCGCAAAATGGGCATCACACATGCAACGGTTTTGACCGACTCGCGAGATCCCTTTAAGTTCTACCCCAACGGTCGACCACGTGGAATGCAAAGAGGCGGCGAAGGACGATTTGCTGGCCCTGGTGGCTTTGGTGGTTTAGGTGCCGGCCCGATGCCTGATGTAGGTTTTGCCGAAGCGGCAGGAGGGATACCCCGTCGCCCCCGTGTCGGCGCCAATCGCCCTGAAAAAGAACCCAAAGTAATGGTCATTCAAAGAACAACATTCGAATTGCAATTTGTCTGGAAGCCAATTCCCGTACTTGAACGGCAGGAAAACCCACCGGAATCACCCACTTCCGAAGGGGAAGAAGCGACTGCGGAAGCTGGCTGA
- a CDS encoding glycoside hydrolase family 38 N-terminal domain-containing protein, giving the protein MTYNDIVVLIPCHSLEDFPTELEEKDAESLLNAFAVAWHPELLASSRVIPSWHRSDEPPQFLADRLLLVPKTSEDWLPYGWIEEAESNGATVVSGKIHRDEMAAAALEPLHAEAESASESELSAELVADFYALGLCYIQLELLTRCMHHFSSLDEATIQREAIAAADAALANDNEAARAHLKGCFEVLLENRERFYPIDCYLIDLCLVTPEWANDALKAAIADEQPLNLLLTADDLETISQERPELTEILKASCQNQETEVIGGEQDQIATPVVPVESLIWQLNSGTRKIQELTGRTPTTWARRRFGLASILPMLLHRFGFHSALHLVLDDGIYPDYEQSKIHWEGADGTILDAFSRIPMSAEGSAGYLRFPQRMAESMEEDQVGALMFAHWPDVKSPFFEDFKRIHRYAPVLGSFVLLNDFFQNTESSGRHSSYDAREYLSPFLSQLVAMRKPNPLSRFIAHYQRHDELTAGLWFHSVSKAIYGQAIQDEALQKVERDVEQGHPDAEAEQIQSAVTALEGFRQAGEAKLAEIILQGAAQQSGVLLLNSLSFSRKVVVDLPEFPHEPVAQDAVKATQFDERHKKAVVEIPGAGFIWLQPGTSPAAPAKSHVPIAEPLLLRNEFFEVHIHEETGGIAQIKEYGRKPNRLSQQLAYRFPYQRTISTPGALGDLEEKTPYSAIRNVNAELACAGPGMGEIVTTGEIYDQVSDTTLASFRQTYQLWRGRPILDVKIELDVQTMPDGNPWDHYYAARFAWGDSTASLTRSLLESAHAFQGERFESPHYFEIAEGEERVTILNHGLPFHRKTGPRMLDSMLVVEGETKREFSFSIAVNQNFPMQLARNVMVPAGQVSSQVGPPRMGEKGWLFHVSASNVQLTRVLDLLPPEGDSSNEASGAKSGFAVRLMETEGMHRSVKLRCYKSPVSARQRDFHGKTVVELPIEEDAVLVEMSQYEIAEIEILFEEQA; this is encoded by the coding sequence ATGACATACAATGATATAGTTGTTTTGATCCCCTGCCACAGTCTTGAAGATTTCCCGACGGAACTGGAAGAAAAAGACGCCGAGAGCCTGCTGAATGCTTTTGCAGTGGCCTGGCATCCTGAACTTTTGGCCTCGTCGCGAGTCATTCCGAGCTGGCATCGCTCCGATGAGCCTCCCCAGTTTCTGGCGGACCGTTTATTATTGGTTCCTAAAACCTCCGAAGACTGGCTGCCTTACGGCTGGATTGAAGAAGCGGAGTCTAATGGGGCCACCGTTGTCAGTGGCAAGATTCACCGGGACGAGATGGCTGCCGCGGCGTTAGAACCGTTGCACGCGGAGGCAGAATCTGCTTCTGAATCGGAGTTATCAGCCGAACTGGTTGCTGACTTTTATGCGCTTGGCCTGTGTTACATTCAATTAGAGTTATTGACGCGGTGCATGCATCATTTCAGTAGTCTGGATGAAGCGACCATACAACGGGAAGCGATCGCGGCCGCTGACGCGGCGCTGGCCAATGATAACGAAGCCGCCCGAGCCCATCTCAAAGGATGCTTCGAAGTCCTGCTTGAGAATCGTGAGCGGTTTTATCCCATCGACTGTTATTTAATTGACTTGTGTCTGGTCACCCCGGAGTGGGCCAATGATGCGCTCAAGGCGGCGATTGCGGATGAACAACCTCTTAACTTGCTGCTCACCGCTGACGATCTGGAAACGATCTCCCAGGAACGTCCTGAGTTGACGGAAATTCTGAAAGCAAGTTGTCAGAATCAGGAGACCGAAGTCATCGGGGGTGAGCAGGATCAAATTGCCACACCGGTTGTTCCTGTAGAGTCGTTGATCTGGCAGTTGAATTCAGGGACACGCAAAATTCAGGAACTCACCGGTCGCACTCCGACGACCTGGGCGCGGCGTCGCTTTGGTCTGGCTTCCATTCTGCCAATGTTACTGCATCGCTTCGGCTTCCATTCCGCCCTGCATCTGGTTTTGGATGATGGTATTTATCCCGATTATGAGCAGAGTAAAATTCACTGGGAAGGTGCAGACGGAACGATTCTGGATGCGTTTTCCCGAATCCCCATGTCGGCGGAAGGTTCAGCCGGTTATCTGCGGTTTCCGCAGCGGATGGCAGAATCGATGGAAGAAGATCAGGTCGGGGCGCTGATGTTTGCCCACTGGCCTGATGTGAAATCCCCCTTTTTTGAAGACTTTAAACGCATTCATCGCTATGCCCCGGTGCTGGGCAGCTTTGTTTTGTTAAATGACTTTTTTCAAAATACAGAGTCGTCAGGTCGGCATTCTTCCTATGATGCGCGGGAATACCTGTCTCCCTTTCTGAGTCAACTTGTGGCGATGAGAAAGCCGAATCCACTCAGCCGTTTTATCGCACACTATCAGAGGCACGATGAATTGACGGCGGGGCTCTGGTTTCATTCCGTTTCCAAAGCCATCTACGGACAAGCCATTCAAGACGAAGCATTGCAAAAAGTTGAGCGGGATGTGGAACAGGGACACCCGGATGCGGAAGCGGAACAGATTCAAAGTGCGGTGACCGCGCTAGAAGGATTTCGCCAGGCGGGCGAAGCAAAGCTCGCGGAAATCATTCTTCAGGGAGCCGCACAGCAGAGCGGAGTGTTATTATTGAACTCGCTTTCGTTTTCCAGAAAAGTGGTCGTTGATCTGCCCGAATTTCCCCATGAACCAGTTGCTCAGGATGCAGTCAAAGCCACACAGTTCGATGAGCGACATAAGAAAGCGGTCGTGGAAATACCTGGTGCCGGGTTTATCTGGCTTCAGCCTGGTACGTCTCCGGCAGCACCAGCCAAAAGTCATGTTCCTATTGCGGAGCCTCTGTTGCTGCGGAACGAATTCTTTGAAGTGCATATTCATGAAGAGACCGGGGGCATTGCCCAGATCAAAGAATATGGTCGAAAGCCGAACCGTCTCAGCCAGCAGTTAGCCTATCGTTTTCCCTATCAACGCACGATTTCTACTCCCGGTGCCTTGGGCGACCTCGAAGAGAAGACCCCCTACTCTGCGATTCGGAATGTCAATGCAGAGCTCGCCTGTGCGGGGCCCGGCATGGGAGAAATCGTAACCACCGGCGAAATTTATGACCAGGTCAGCGACACGACGCTGGCATCGTTCCGTCAGACATATCAGCTCTGGCGCGGGCGTCCGATTCTAGATGTAAAAATCGAGCTGGATGTGCAGACCATGCCTGACGGGAACCCCTGGGATCACTATTATGCAGCGCGCTTTGCCTGGGGCGACAGTACAGCCTCTCTGACACGGTCTCTCTTGGAAAGTGCGCATGCCTTTCAGGGGGAACGCTTTGAAAGCCCGCATTATTTTGAGATTGCAGAAGGCGAAGAACGGGTGACTATTTTGAATCATGGGCTGCCGTTTCATCGTAAAACCGGGCCACGGATGCTCGATAGCATGCTGGTTGTGGAAGGCGAAACGAAACGGGAGTTTTCCTTTTCGATTGCCGTGAATCAGAATTTCCCGATGCAGCTGGCCCGGAATGTCATGGTGCCTGCAGGACAGGTTTCCAGTCAGGTCGGCCCTCCGCGAATGGGCGAAAAGGGATGGCTGTTTCATGTTTCAGCCAGTAATGTCCAACTGACACGTGTGCTGGACTTGTTACCTCCGGAAGGAGATTCGTCGAACGAAGCGTCTGGAGCTAAAAGTGGTTTTGCCGTGCGTCTGATGGAAACCGAAGGCATGCATCGCTCTGTAAAATTACGTTGTTATAAATCTCCCGTCAGTGCCCGTCAGCGCGATTTTCACGGGAAGACCGTTGTTGAACTTCCCATTGAAGAGGACGCGGTTCTGGTCGAGATGTCACAGTATGAGATTGCCGAAATTGAAATCCTGTTCGAGGAGCAAGCGTAA
- the cmk gene encoding (d)CMP kinase, translating to MIVTIDGPAGSGKSTAARGLAKRLGFEFLDTGAMYRCVACGVLQKNVDPADEQAVTHVSQQIKITFSGDRVLLDGEDVSAAIRTPDVTDAASVVAQYPAVRQELVRLQQRAAEGVDIVSEGRDQGTVVFPDAFCKVFLIADPEERARRRHEELVAQGKQITLEAILQQINERDQRDEQRTVAPLKPADDAVEINTSRLTIDEVIDQLEQLVRSRINSESH from the coding sequence ATGATCGTGACGATTGATGGCCCTGCAGGATCGGGAAAAAGTACTGCGGCCCGCGGTTTAGCCAAGCGTCTGGGGTTTGAGTTTCTTGATACCGGCGCCATGTATCGTTGCGTTGCCTGCGGAGTACTGCAGAAAAATGTGGACCCGGCGGATGAGCAGGCAGTGACGCACGTCAGTCAGCAGATCAAGATTACGTTTTCAGGTGATCGGGTGCTGCTCGACGGAGAAGATGTCTCAGCGGCGATTCGCACTCCCGATGTGACAGACGCTGCTTCGGTGGTTGCGCAGTATCCTGCGGTGAGGCAGGAACTGGTACGTCTGCAACAGCGGGCTGCAGAGGGCGTGGATATTGTCAGCGAAGGTCGGGACCAGGGAACCGTGGTGTTCCCGGATGCATTCTGCAAGGTGTTCCTGATCGCCGATCCTGAGGAGCGGGCTCGTCGCAGACATGAAGAGCTGGTGGCACAGGGGAAGCAGATTACCTTAGAGGCGATATTGCAGCAAATCAATGAACGTGATCAGCGCGATGAACAACGCACCGTCGCCCCGTTAAAACCGGCCGACGATGCGGTTGAGATCAATACGTCCCGTTTGACAATCGATGAAGTGATTGATCAACTGGAGCAGCTTGTTCGTTCTCGGATCAACTCAGAATCACATTGA
- a CDS encoding sigma-54-dependent transcriptional regulator, which yields MKTNSGSLLVVDDDQYILEAMADYLRSLGHRTETSLTCLDAIERLKEFPFQVVVCDVNLPDQDGFHLLEWAKENAPDTAVIMLTGYGTIESAVEAIRLGAFEYLTKPVIDEELSLAIERCLDQRQVVEENKTLKAQLDQRFGLANIVGQDYKMQKMFDLIESVADTRTTVLILGENGTGKTMTARAIHQLSDRCNQPFVEVACGALPDSLLESELFGHKAGSFTGATHDKIGKFLQADGGTLFLDEIATASPSLQVKLLRVLQDHEFEAVGDNKTHTVDIRLILATNQNLEDMVAKGEFRQDLYYRINVITLTQPALRERMSDIPLLIEHYLKVYNEQIGKSIKGFDASAIQAMLKYSWPGNVRELINVIERSVVLTKGEYIRVHDLPEQIRQEQAYALSADNRMGTGSLKTALANPERQIIIEALEANGWNRQNTAKALGINRTTLYKKMKKYDIDFEKQLMH from the coding sequence ATGAAGACAAATTCTGGTTCATTACTGGTAGTTGACGACGATCAATACATTCTGGAAGCAATGGCCGACTATTTGCGTAGCCTGGGGCATCGCACCGAAACATCGCTGACTTGCCTGGATGCGATCGAACGTTTAAAAGAATTCCCTTTTCAGGTAGTCGTCTGCGATGTCAACCTGCCAGACCAGGATGGCTTTCATCTGCTCGAATGGGCGAAAGAAAACGCACCAGACACAGCCGTGATCATGCTGACCGGTTATGGAACTATCGAAAGTGCCGTCGAAGCCATTCGTCTGGGCGCGTTTGAATACCTGACCAAACCGGTCATCGACGAAGAACTCAGTCTGGCGATTGAACGCTGTCTGGACCAGAGACAGGTCGTCGAAGAAAACAAAACACTCAAAGCGCAACTCGATCAGCGTTTTGGACTGGCAAATATTGTCGGCCAGGACTACAAGATGCAGAAAATGTTCGACCTGATCGAGAGTGTGGCTGATACGCGAACCACCGTTTTAATTCTGGGTGAAAATGGAACCGGAAAAACGATGACCGCGCGAGCCATTCATCAACTCAGCGACCGCTGTAACCAGCCCTTTGTGGAAGTCGCTTGCGGTGCACTTCCCGACAGCTTACTGGAAAGCGAACTGTTCGGACATAAAGCCGGCTCCTTCACTGGCGCGACACACGATAAAATTGGTAAATTTCTGCAGGCAGACGGCGGCACGCTGTTCCTGGACGAGATTGCCACCGCTTCTCCCAGTCTGCAGGTGAAATTACTGCGCGTTTTACAGGATCATGAATTCGAAGCGGTCGGCGATAACAAAACGCACACCGTTGATATTCGACTCATTTTGGCAACCAACCAGAATCTGGAAGATATGGTCGCCAAAGGAGAGTTCAGGCAGGACCTTTACTACCGGATCAATGTCATTACATTGACACAACCTGCTCTCAGAGAACGCATGAGCGATATCCCGCTTCTGATCGAGCACTACCTCAAGGTTTACAACGAACAAATTGGCAAATCAATCAAAGGTTTTGATGCCTCTGCGATCCAGGCCATGCTTAAATATTCCTGGCCCGGTAATGTGCGCGAACTGATCAACGTGATCGAGCGCTCGGTCGTGTTGACCAAAGGGGAGTACATCCGAGTCCATGATCTGCCCGAACAAATTCGACAGGAACAAGCCTATGCACTGTCAGCAGACAATCGCATGGGAACGGGTTCCCTGAAAACGGCGCTGGCCAATCCGGAACGTCAAATCATTATCGAAGCACTGGAAGCGAATGGCTGGAACCGCCAGAATACAGCCAAGGCACTGGGCATCAATCGCACCACGCTGTATAAGAAAATGAAAAAATACGATATCGATTTTGAAAAGCAGCTGATGCACTAA
- a CDS encoding metallophosphoesterase family protein: MLRAIISDIHGNLEALEAVLADIDRREISEIYCLGDIIGYGPNPRECIDLVRKRCKKSLLGNHDQAALFDPEGFNAGAERAIFWTRRMLETGDASKNQDRWDFLGELPRMIREDKLLFVHGSARNPLNEYVFPEDIYNQRKMERIFGLVDQYCFQGHTHIPGVFTESMNFLSPEEVENVYPFGPEKFLVNVGSVGQPRDADNRSSYVIIDDEKVTFCRVDYDFTATAEKIYEISDLDNFLGDRLRDGR, translated from the coding sequence TTGTTAAGAGCGATCATTAGTGATATTCACGGTAATCTTGAAGCGTTGGAAGCTGTTTTGGCTGACATTGACCGCCGTGAAATCAGTGAGATTTATTGCCTGGGTGATATCATTGGCTATGGGCCGAATCCACGGGAATGTATCGATCTGGTTCGAAAGCGCTGCAAGAAATCTCTGCTGGGAAACCACGATCAGGCAGCTTTGTTCGATCCGGAAGGGTTCAACGCAGGCGCAGAACGGGCGATTTTCTGGACGCGACGCATGCTGGAAACAGGCGATGCCTCTAAGAATCAGGATCGCTGGGATTTTCTGGGGGAACTTCCCCGCATGATTCGCGAAGACAAACTTCTTTTTGTGCACGGCTCTGCTCGTAATCCACTCAATGAATATGTCTTTCCGGAAGACATTTATAACCAGCGAAAAATGGAACGCATTTTCGGACTGGTGGATCAATACTGTTTTCAAGGTCACACGCATATTCCCGGTGTATTTACCGAGAGTATGAATTTCCTTTCACCAGAGGAAGTGGAAAACGTGTATCCGTTTGGTCCGGAAAAATTTCTGGTGAATGTCGGTTCGGTCGGGCAACCGCGTGATGCGGACAATCGCTCTTCTTATGTCATTATTGATGATGAAAAAGTGACCTTCTGCAGAGTCGACTACGATTTTACAGCTACCGCAGAAAAGATTTACGAAATTTCTGATTTAGATAACTTCTTGGGCGACCGTCTGCGAGATGGTCGATAA
- a CDS encoding YidC/Oxa1 family insertase periplasmic-domain containing protein produces the protein MEQKRLLLFVTLSATVLFFWQLFVMPVIAPPKPVPQQVAQEAEAKDDDAPLVAKKPDEPKDAEIKPVEQPQVKQADLLKNPSKKIVLGSLDPESGYFMQASISTQGAAVIDAFLNDPLYRDLNNQKDPLKVLDEFDGGGKAKIRSLEVEIEQLDQKLAPLLTDTRRVNWKVLEQIKDPDNPKIIQSVRLGLTAPDGSIEVQKEFGLKKYPVPEDQDFREFRNKEQAGYLIHFDIKVINKSTEQQKLDYHLLGPVGIPLENADNTRKFRDVRIGFLQDDLSVDTETFYAADIIEAVQAKNVEKYTRAFQFAGVDVQYFAALLTPDGKNYEPKLVNGEMRSNYSASIEPVLIQQDLKNESQSRTTIQINSNEIELDAGGEIDHGYALYAGPKRESLLGPPLKATEIMDFGFFGPVAKLMLWLLNTLHGIGLSYGLAIIGLTIMVRGSLYPLSRKQAVGAQKMKELQPQIAEIKKKYGDDREKLGRAQMELFSKNNYNPLAGCLPIFLQLPIFFGLYTALNNAVQLRGTPFLWVDNLAAPDALFKLPFSLPFLGDNFNLLPLVTVGLFVVQQKLFMPPPTDKDQELQHKIMNYMMIAMGFMFYRVPAGLCVYFIASSLWGICERKLLDFQSKRAPKVSETTDSKTIEIKAESKKTKNKKETSESQEPAKKGWFARLQDIADQAQAQAALNEKKQQNGRGGKGTGKKPKKRR, from the coding sequence ATGGAACAAAAACGACTCTTACTCTTCGTCACTCTGTCTGCGACTGTTTTGTTTTTCTGGCAGTTGTTCGTCATGCCCGTTATTGCTCCTCCCAAACCTGTGCCACAGCAGGTCGCTCAAGAAGCGGAAGCAAAGGATGATGATGCGCCCCTGGTAGCAAAAAAACCGGATGAGCCCAAAGACGCAGAAATCAAGCCAGTTGAGCAGCCACAAGTAAAACAGGCCGATTTGCTCAAGAACCCGAGCAAGAAAATCGTGCTCGGTTCACTTGATCCGGAGAGCGGCTACTTCATGCAGGCCTCGATCTCCACGCAGGGGGCTGCGGTCATCGATGCCTTTCTCAACGATCCCCTGTATCGCGATCTCAATAACCAAAAAGATCCGTTAAAAGTCCTCGATGAGTTTGACGGCGGAGGGAAAGCTAAAATTCGATCTCTGGAAGTCGAGATCGAACAGCTGGATCAGAAACTGGCGCCTCTGCTCACAGACACGCGCCGTGTCAACTGGAAAGTACTGGAACAGATCAAAGACCCGGACAACCCCAAGATCATTCAGTCGGTTCGACTGGGGCTGACAGCGCCGGATGGCAGCATTGAAGTACAAAAGGAGTTTGGTCTCAAGAAATATCCTGTTCCGGAAGATCAGGATTTCCGCGAGTTCCGAAATAAAGAACAGGCCGGTTACCTGATTCACTTTGACATCAAGGTCATTAACAAAAGCACCGAACAACAGAAACTGGATTATCATCTACTGGGGCCCGTTGGAATCCCATTGGAAAATGCCGACAATACACGCAAGTTTCGCGATGTTCGCATCGGGTTTCTGCAAGATGATCTCAGCGTTGATACCGAAACGTTCTACGCGGCGGATATCATCGAAGCAGTTCAGGCTAAGAATGTCGAGAAATACACGCGTGCGTTTCAGTTTGCGGGAGTGGATGTTCAATATTTTGCTGCCCTGTTAACACCGGATGGCAAAAATTACGAGCCGAAGCTGGTGAACGGGGAAATGCGTTCGAACTATTCTGCCAGTATTGAGCCGGTCCTCATTCAGCAGGATCTCAAAAATGAATCACAGAGCCGCACAACCATTCAGATCAATTCCAATGAGATTGAACTGGACGCGGGCGGCGAAATAGATCACGGTTATGCCTTGTATGCCGGCCCGAAACGCGAGTCACTACTCGGCCCACCGTTGAAAGCCACCGAGATCATGGATTTCGGCTTCTTCGGGCCTGTTGCCAAACTGATGTTGTGGCTCTTGAATACACTGCACGGAATTGGTCTGTCATACGGGCTGGCTATCATCGGTCTGACAATTATGGTGCGAGGCAGCCTGTATCCGCTCTCGCGCAAGCAGGCCGTTGGCGCACAGAAGATGAAAGAGTTGCAGCCGCAGATCGCTGAGATCAAAAAGAAATACGGCGATGATCGCGAGAAGCTCGGCCGGGCGCAAATGGAGTTGTTCAGCAAAAACAATTATAACCCCTTGGCCGGTTGTCTGCCGATCTTCCTGCAGCTGCCGATTTTCTTCGGCTTATATACGGCTTTGAATAACGCGGTTCAACTTCGGGGAACTCCGTTCCTCTGGGTCGATAACCTGGCAGCGCCCGATGCTCTATTCAAGCTGCCTTTCTCTCTACCGTTCCTGGGAGATAACTTCAACTTGCTGCCTCTGGTGACTGTGGGACTGTTTGTGGTGCAGCAGAAATTATTCATGCCGCCACCCACCGACAAAGACCAGGAACTGCAGCATAAAATCATGAACTACATGATGATCGCAATGGGCTTCATGTTCTATCGTGTTCCCGCCGGTCTCTGCGTTTACTTTATTGCTTCCAGCCTCTGGGGTATCTGTGAACGGAAACTGTTGGACTTTCAGTCAAAGCGTGCTCCCAAAGTAAGTGAGACGACAGACTCCAAAACGATTGAAATCAAAGCAGAGTCGAAGAAAACAAAAAATAAAAAAGAGACTTCCGAAAGCCAGGAGCCTGCGAAAAAAGGCTGGTTTGCCCGGCTGCAGGATATCGCAGATCAGGCACAGGCCCAAGCCGCTCTCAATGAAAAGAAGCAGCAAAACGGCCGCGGCGGCAAAGGCACGGGGAAGAAGCCTAAGAAACGTCGGTAG